The region CAGCCAGGAGTCTTTTAAAGACAGTATTCCCTTGCATGAAACCTTTCTATGGTTGCCTCTAGCCCTCAGAATATTCAGTCCAAAGTGGcttaccagcagctctgcaggtctGGCCCTTTCCTCCTCTTCTAGCTTGGGACTTTCTTGACTTTGTCATCCTTGCCTCCTATGTTCCAGCCCCATGGGTTTCCCTTGGCTTCCTCAACATCCCAAAGTGCTTTCTGCAGCAGGGCTTCTGCACGTGTTACCTCTGCCTGGAACTCAGCCTCTTTGAAGATGCAGCTTAAGTCACCTCCTCAATGAGGCCTTCCTTGTCCACCTAATCCAGAGCAACCCCTTCTTCTGTCCCAACTCACTCTCCATCACACCTCCCTGATTGTTTCTGTTTATTTCAGTTTATAATTAgtgggaaggagccctagtggtacagtggttaagcgctcagctgctaatcaaaaggctggtagttcaaacccacctgcagcagtctgcttccataaagatttacagccttggaaaccctaggggacggttctactctgtcctgtaggatccctatgagttggaattcaactcTGTGGAGATGGGTCTAGGTTTTTCCAGGTTTTACTTGTTCTGGATGAGGGGGGCCCAGGACTGTGGCTATCTCATTCACTGCTGGGTCTTTGGTGGATGGCACAGAAGTGGTACTCAATAAAGGTAGGttgaaatgaatgaatttatttATAGAACTGAGGGTTAACCTTGAAGCCAGTCTGGATGTGGCACCAGGCAGGGCTTAGCAGGAGGGAGTGCCCATAGCAGTATGCCCCGGTCCAGCCCCCACAGGCCTCACTTCCAGCAGATGATAATGTTGGGATCATTTTCTAGCCGCTCATCCAGCTCATGGTAGCTCATGCCTGGGTAGGGTGGTGGAGGTGAGGTCAGAGACCTTGGCCAGCCACCCTaccctgcccctgccctggctgccctgcctgcctccaCCTGTCTtgcagcagatctcatcatagcTGTGGCAGCCCGTGTAAAGCCGGGCAGGGTGGCTCCGCTCCTCCTGAGACACCCGCACAGGGTACTTCTGCAGCCGGCGGATGAGGTTCTTCATAAGCCCAAACTGGATCAGCTTCCTGGAGTGGGATTGGGAAGAGAGGGGTGATGTCCTGTCCAGGCCTCCATCCAGCCAGGCCAATCCTTTCCAGCCATCTCCCTTCTAATTTCGCCTCTGTTGCCAGATTGGCCTCCAAGCCCATCACCTCCAGGAAGTCTTGCCTGAACTGGCAGTGCCACATGACTCTGCTCACTGGGCATCCCCTGCCTCCCCTCAAATCAGGGCTCCTGACAGATGTAGAGGGTCTTTCTGCCCTCGGGCAACCCCGTCATGCTCCAGGGATCCCCCTCTGACCGCTCATCGACGCGCTGCAGCTGCTGGGGGTGGCGGCCAATGAGGTCTCGCACAGTAGTGCCAGGGCTCAGGCTGCAGTACAGCTGGAACACATCCCGGAGACTGGCCCTCTTGTGCCCTGTGGATGCCAGGGTTCAGTTCACCAGCTGGCCCTGCCCTCCCCAAGACAGTCTCCACCAGAGCTCACCATCTTCTGGCCACTACCTTGCTTGGTCACATAGGACAGACACGCTTCCTGCAGGGACTTGTCGTCTACCAGGTCCTGGACCTTAGGCGTCGGGCAGTACACATTGGAATACTAGAGGATAGCAGGAGGCacagtgacctgagtaaggggcTTGGGGGATCTGACACAGCCCCCAGCCTGACCCAGCCACACTCCACCTAACCAGACCCATCTACCTGGAGGATGGACACCAGTGTCACAACGCCGTAGTACCTGGGGGAGACAGCTGTGCTCAGCTTCTGAGAGTCATACTTTCCTACCCCCACACCCAgggcccctgggctctgccctgacTGGCAACCCTGTCTTGGGCATGACCATAGCCCTACTCACAGCAGGTTCTGGATTGCAATGCGCACCAGGTTGAGCTCCACATCTGCCTCAGCAGAGATCTTCTGGACATGGCGGAAACCATCAATGTAGGGAAGGATCTAGGCAGGACAGGGAAGGGTCAGTGTGGGTGGGATGAGGTCAGGGCTGTGGCCAGCCCCAAGGGATGATACCCAGGGAGGGCTGGCACACCTGTTGTGTGGTGAGGTCCCACTGTGAATTGAGGAAATCCTCCTTGTCCTTGGTAAAGACAGGCACATCATACTCCTGAGCCACAGGAGGGTCTGGTCGCTGCTCAATCACCTTCAAGTGGATGGTGTTGGACTCATCTGCAAGGGACCCCACCCACATTCTCAGTGTCATTTCTTCCAAGAGGCCCTCCATAACCATTCAGGCCTCCCAGCATCCTTGGAGGCAGGCAGATGACCCTAGGTAGGGCCAGCCTTCCCTTTTACAGAGTGAGAGATTGAGGTCTGGAGAGGGGAAAGGATATGCCCAGGGGGCAGAGCTGGAGGGTTCTGCCAGCCCCAAACCCTGACTCCATTACACATTGGATCCTGGACATTATCAGCCTAGCCCATAGCTATTTCCTAGCCACCAATCTGTTCGTGAGTCTTATCCTTCTTGCCCATGGCTGGGATTACCTCCCCCGTCACTTTGCCATCCCTCCTCTACCCCTACTATGTTCTCCTTGCAGAGGCTGGGACATACCGATGGGCAGAGTGCACCGGCCCGAGGCATTTAGCTCCTCCAGCAAGATGGTCATGATGGGCACCAGTTTCTGCTTGCTCTCCTCTGTGGACACGAAGCTGCTCTCTAGCTGGATGGAGC is a window of Elephas maximus indicus isolate mEleMax1 chromosome 20, mEleMax1 primary haplotype, whole genome shotgun sequence DNA encoding:
- the NPRL2 gene encoding GATOR complex protein NPRL2, producing MGSSCRIECIFFSEFHPTLGPKITYQVPEDFISRELFDTVQVYIITKPELQNKLITVTAMEKKLIGCPVCIEHKKYSRNALLFNLGFVCDAQAKTCALEPIVKKLAGYLTTLELESSFVSTEESKQKLVPIMTILLEELNASGRCTLPIDESNTIHLKVIEQRPDPPVAQEYDVPVFTKDKEDFLNSQWDLTTQQILPYIDGFRHVQKISAEADVELNLVRIAIQNLLYYGVVTLVSILQYSNVYCPTPKVQDLVDDKSLQEACLSYVTKQGHKRASLRDVFQLYCSLSPGTTVRDLIGRHPQQLQRVDERKLIQFGLMKNLIRRLQKYPVRVSQEERSHPARLYTGCHSYDEICCKTGMSYHELDERLENDPNIIICWK